Proteins found in one Candidatus Eisenbacteria bacterium genomic segment:
- the rpmB gene encoding 50S ribosomal protein L28 produces the protein MARTCDLCGKGVQHGQNVSHAHNVTKRRWEVNLQTVRALVQGRPKRIRVCTRCIRTGAVQKHMGAKDAQRARAV, from the coding sequence ATGGCACGAACCTGCGACCTGTGCGGGAAGGGCGTCCAGCACGGTCAGAACGTGAGCCACGCCCACAACGTGACGAAGCGGCGGTGGGAGGTGAACCTCCAGACCGTCCGTGCCCTTGTCCAGGGCCGCCCCAAGCGGATCCGCGTCTGCACGCGGTGCATCCGGACCGGAGCCGTGCAGAAGCACATGGGGGCCAAAGACGCGCAGCGCGCCCGGGCCGTCTAG